ACTGCCTATCTGGATCCCTAAGGGGTCCCTAGGTGGCCCGCAGTTGCACCGGCATGACCAAGTAGCACAAGCGCATCGCACCGATTGGCTTCCAGATAGCGGGTTGTGTCGCACCGTTTAACTCCAGACTCACCTGCTGGGTGTGGAATACTTTCAGGGCATCGAGTAAGTAACGCACGTTAAAAGCTAGCTCTAGATCCGGCCCAGACATGTGTATCGGCAGAAATTCTTGACCACTTCCCACATCGGGAGCTTCGGTGCTGATCTGTAGGGTTTGGGTTGCGGCGGAAAGTTGGAACTTGATAATGTCGTTTCTTTGGGCGGCGAACACTCCAACCCGCTCCAACGATTCCATCAAGGGGCGGCGCTCCAGGGTCACTTGTCGCTCAAACTGGCTGGGAATCAGGCGCTTGTAGTCGGGATATTGGCCATCCAAAAGGCGACTGGTGAGCAAATGGCGATCGAGTCTGAATTGTACCTGTGCCCGGTCGAACCGCAACTGCACCGTAAAGGACTCTGTCCCGCTGGCGCGAGCAGCAGCTTGGTTACTGAGAATCCGCTCTAACTCCCGCAGGGTACGAGCGGGAATCGTGAAATCTAGCCCAACCCCTCCTGGATTTTGCCCTGCCCATTCACTTGGGATCCCGTCACTGTTCTCGGAATGGAGTTCTCTCAACTCGGTCTGCGCGGTAGCCAAACGATGCCCATCGGTAGCAGCAAACTCCAACAACGGTGGATCCCCGGCCAGCAACTTGACATGCACCCCCGTCAACACCTGCTTGGTTTCATCTGCAGAAGCGGCAAAGAGGGTTTGACTGATCCCTTGCAACAGGTTCTCAATGTGCAGCTCCAACGCTTGTGCAGATTCACCCCCATCACCGGCACCAACTTCCGGCAGGGTAGGGTAGTCCTCAGCCGATAGTCCTCGCACTTGGTACTGACCAGCTGCCGAAGTCAGGGTCACGGGAGCATCCTCTCGCGGCTGGCTCAGGGTTATCTTGCCACTGGGCAGGCGACTGACAATGTCGCTGAAGAGCTTGGCGGGCAAAGTGGTTCGAGCCGAATGCTCCACCTGCGCATCAAACTCACTGCGAATGCCCAAGTTCAGGTCAAAAGCCGTCAGAGCGACTCGCTGGGTGTCTGCGTCCGCCTCCAGCAGCACATTGGCCAAAACAGGCAGGGCAGGGCGACTGGCCACGGCTCGACTCACCGACGCGAGGTGATGGCTAAGATCGGCTTGCTCACAGGTCAGGCTCAGGAAGATGGAATGGGCGGGATCCTCCTCTGAGCCTTTGCCAAAGCGGCTCGGAGACAAAAACGCCGTCTCCTTGACGCGTTGACGCTCCGTGTTGTCCGTAGGAC
The nucleotide sequence above comes from Thermostichus vulcanus str. 'Rupite'. Encoded proteins:
- the dnaN gene encoding DNA polymerase III subunit beta → MSPSRFGKGSEEDPAHSIFLSLTCEQADLSHHLASVSRAVASRPALPVLANVLLEADADTQRVALTAFDLNLGIRSEFDAQVEHSARTTLPAKLFSDIVSRLPSGKITLSQPREDAPVTLTSAAGQYQVRGLSAEDYPTLPEVGAGDGGESAQALELHIENLLQGISQTLFAASADETKQVLTGVHVKLLAGDPPLLEFAATDGHRLATAQTELRELHSENSDGIPSEWAGQNPGGVGLDFTIPARTLRELERILSNQAAARASGTESFTVQLRFDRAQVQFRLDRHLLTSRLLDGQYPDYKRLIPSQFERQVTLERRPLMESLERVGVFAAQRNDIIKFQLSAATQTLQISTEAPDVGSGQEFLPIHMSGPDLELAFNVRYLLDALKVFHTQQVSLELNGATQPAIWKPIGAMRLCYLVMPVQLRAT